A single genomic interval of Chroicocephalus ridibundus chromosome 23, bChrRid1.1, whole genome shotgun sequence harbors:
- the GCK gene encoding hexokinase-4 isoform X1 has product MLDHRARMESGRKEKVEQILSEFRLKEEDLKKVMYRMQKEMDRGLKLETHEEASVKMLPTYVRSTPEGSEVGDFLSLDLGGTNFRVMLVKVGEGEEGQWKVKTKHQMYSIPEDAMTGTAEMLFDYISECISDFLDKHQMKHKKLPLGFTFSFPVRHEDIDKGILLNWTKGFKASGAEGNNVVGLLRDAIKRRGDFEMDVVAMVNDTVATMISCYYEDHRCEVGMIVGTGCNACYMEEMQNVELVEGDEGRMCVNTEWGAFGASGELDEFLLEYDRVVDETSLNPGQQLYEKIIGGKYMGEIVRLVLLKLVDENLLFNGEASEKLKTRGTFETRFVSQIESDSGDRKQIYNILTAFELLPSGTDCDIVRMVCESVSTRAAQMCSAGLAGVINRMRESRSQETLKITVGVDGSVYKLHPSFKDRFHATVRQLTPGCDITFIQSEEGSGRGAALISAVACKMACMMGQ; this is encoded by the exons ATGCTGGATCACCGAGCCAGGATGGAGAGcggcaggaaggagaag GTGGAGCAGATCCTGTCAGAGTTTCGGCTGAAGGAAGAGGATCTGAAGAAGGTGATGTACCGGATGCAAAAAGAGATGGACCGAGGGCTAAAACTGGAGACGCACGAGGAAGCCTCCGTCAAAATGCTGCCCACCTATGTGCGCTCCACACCTGAGGGCTCAG AGGTCGGAGATTTCCTGTCGCTGGACCTCGGTGGCACCAACTTCCGCGTGATGCTGGTGAAAGTGGGcgagggggaggaagggcagtGGAAGGTGAAGACGAAGCACCAGATGTATTCCATCCCGGAGGATGCCATGACGGGGACGGCCGAGATG CTCTTTGACTACATCTCCGAGTGCATCTCCGATTTCCTGGACAAGCACCAGATGAAGCACAAAAAGCTGCCCCTGGgcttcaccttctccttccctgtgCGGCACGAGGACATCGACAAG GGCATCCTCCTGAACTGGACCAAGGGCTTCAAAGCCTCTGGCGCAGAAGGGAACAACGTGGTTGGGCTCCTGAGAGATGCCATCAAACGGCGAGGG GACTTCGAGATGGACGTGGTGGCGATGGTGAACGACACGGTGGCCACGATGATCTCCTGCTACTACGAAGATCACCGGTGCGAGGTTGGGATGATTGTGG GAACAGGCTGCAACGCCTGCTACATGGAGGAGATGCAGAATGTGGAGCTGGTGGAGGGCGACGAGGGGCGGATGTGTGTCAACACAGAATGGGGGGCCTTCGGCGCTTCGGGGGAGCTGGACGAGTTCCTCCTGGAGTACGACCGCGTGGTGGACGAGACCTCACTTAACCCCGGTCAGCAACT ctacgAGAAGATCATCGGGGGGAAGTACATGGGGGAGATCGTCCGGCTGGTGCTGCTGAAGCTGGTGGACGAGAACCTGCTCTTCAACGGGGAGGCCTCCGAGAAGCTCAAGACCCGTGGGACCTTCGAGACCCGCTTCGTGTCACAGATCGAGAG cgACTCCGGTGACCGCAAGCAGATCTACAACATCCTGACGGCCTTCGAGCTGCTGCCCTCGGGGACAGACTGTGACATCGTGCGGATGGTCTGCGAGAGCGTCTCCACCCGCGCTGCCCAGATGTGCTCGGCCGGGCTGGCCGGCGTCATCAACCGCATGCGGGAAAGCCGGAGCCAGGAGACCCTCAAAATCACCGTGGGGGTTGACGGCTCCGTCTACAAGCTCCATCCCAG CTTCAAGGACCGCTTCCACGCCACGGTTCGGCAGCTGACGCCCGGCTGCGACATCACCTTCATCCAGTCGGAGGAAGGCAGCGGGCGTGGGGCTGCGCTCATCTCGGCTGTCGCCTGCAAAATGGCCTGCATGATGGGGCAGTGA
- the GCK gene encoding hexokinase-4 isoform X2, producing MGEIVRLVLLKLVDENLLFNGEASEKLKTRGTFETRFVSQIESDSGDRKQIYNILTAFELLPSGTDCDIVRMVCESVSTRAAQMCSAGLAGVINRMRESRSQETLKITVGVDGSVYKLHPSFKDRFHATVRQLTPGCDITFIQSEEGSGRGAALISAVACKMACMMGQ from the exons ATGGGGGAGATCGTCCGGCTGGTGCTGCTGAAGCTGGTGGACGAGAACCTGCTCTTCAACGGGGAGGCCTCCGAGAAGCTCAAGACCCGTGGGACCTTCGAGACCCGCTTCGTGTCACAGATCGAGAG cgACTCCGGTGACCGCAAGCAGATCTACAACATCCTGACGGCCTTCGAGCTGCTGCCCTCGGGGACAGACTGTGACATCGTGCGGATGGTCTGCGAGAGCGTCTCCACCCGCGCTGCCCAGATGTGCTCGGCCGGGCTGGCCGGCGTCATCAACCGCATGCGGGAAAGCCGGAGCCAGGAGACCCTCAAAATCACCGTGGGGGTTGACGGCTCCGTCTACAAGCTCCATCCCAG CTTCAAGGACCGCTTCCACGCCACGGTTCGGCAGCTGACGCCCGGCTGCGACATCACCTTCATCCAGTCGGAGGAAGGCAGCGGGCGTGGGGCTGCGCTCATCTCGGCTGTCGCCTGCAAAATGGCCTGCATGATGGGGCAGTGA